In the Phaeobacter gallaeciensis genome, one interval contains:
- a CDS encoding carbamoyltransferase, which yields MAGAHLRNSLGLPRETVIRRFDHHLTHALAASLSCEAEDATCLVMDGEGDVGSVSVFDMTARRLSRRWRSWGPGSIGAYYGWATDMCGFDWRLGEEWKVMGLAALGKPDRAITSAMADLLQFDRGRPLPASAAALDAAEALITQHRRCRTDPDVEKFADLAASAQSAFGRMADQVLQAVQTEVGGPLILTGGCALNSAYNGTILRRFAFDSIHVPSAPADDGNAIGAALAAWLEDYPDRRLPVQTSPYLGSTSQSRSIEGMLRNFTGADITRVGTQSPQRVAELLAAGQIVGVMRDRAEFGPRSLGHRSILANPTDRGMKEKINARVKGREAYRPFAPVVLEEQAADWFHDAQPSPYMSFALQWRKAVRERVPAVVHDDGTGRLQTVSRDGAPWMHDLVSAFGALSGTPVVLNTSFNVMGKPIVHSVEDAIAVFATTGLDAVLIDDLLIRKRAQSENSA from the coding sequence ATGGCCGGAGCTCATCTGCGCAATTCGCTCGGCCTACCGCGGGAAACGGTCATCCGCCGGTTCGACCACCACCTGACCCATGCCCTAGCGGCCAGCCTTAGCTGCGAGGCAGAGGACGCGACCTGTCTGGTGATGGATGGTGAGGGCGACGTCGGGTCAGTCAGCGTGTTCGACATGACGGCCCGCCGCCTGTCACGGCGCTGGCGCTCTTGGGGTCCGGGCAGCATTGGGGCCTATTATGGGTGGGCCACAGACATGTGCGGCTTCGACTGGCGGCTCGGGGAGGAATGGAAGGTTATGGGCCTGGCCGCCCTAGGTAAGCCGGACAGGGCAATCACCAGCGCCATGGCTGACCTGTTGCAATTCGACAGGGGCCGCCCCCTTCCCGCATCCGCTGCCGCTCTGGACGCGGCGGAGGCTCTGATCACTCAGCATCGGCGGTGCCGCACGGATCCCGATGTTGAAAAATTCGCTGACTTGGCCGCAAGCGCGCAGTCCGCCTTCGGGCGGATGGCGGACCAGGTACTGCAGGCGGTGCAGACAGAGGTAGGCGGCCCCCTCATCCTGACTGGCGGCTGCGCGTTGAATTCCGCCTATAACGGGACGATCCTCCGACGGTTTGCCTTCGACTCGATTCACGTTCCCAGCGCCCCGGCCGATGACGGGAATGCGATCGGCGCGGCGCTTGCGGCTTGGCTCGAAGACTACCCCGACCGGCGGTTGCCGGTTCAGACATCGCCATACTTGGGATCAACCTCTCAGAGCCGTTCGATTGAAGGCATGCTGCGCAACTTCACCGGTGCCGATATAACCCGCGTCGGCACTCAATCCCCGCAGCGCGTTGCTGAACTGCTGGCAGCCGGGCAGATTGTCGGGGTAATGCGCGACCGCGCGGAATTCGGCCCCAGATCTCTTGGACACCGATCGATCCTGGCCAACCCGACTGACAGGGGGATGAAAGAGAAGATCAACGCCCGGGTCAAGGGCCGTGAGGCCTACCGCCCCTTTGCTCCGGTCGTGCTGGAAGAGCAGGCGGCCGACTGGTTCCACGACGCCCAGCCGTCGCCCTACATGTCGTTTGCCCTGCAGTGGCGCAAGGCTGTGCGCGAGCGGGTGCCTGCGGTGGTGCATGACGACGGAACGGGGCGATTGCAGACCGTAAGCCGTGACGGCGCGCCGTGGATGCACGATCTGGTCTCTGCCTTCGGTGCCCTGTCGGGCACACCGGTCGTTCTGAATACCAGCTTTAACGTGATGGGTAAGCCGATCGTCCATTCGGTTGAAGACGCGATCGCTGTCTTTGCGACCACTGGCCTGGATGCGGTGCTGATCGACGACCTGCTGATCCGGAAACGTGCGCAAAGCGAGAACAGTGCATGA
- a CDS encoding crotonase/enoyl-CoA hydratase family protein, whose translation MTVEIDISRFTNLAIDAQEDGVWVVTLNRPTKRNALDIDTIEELVEFFSLAPRAGVRAVVLAGAGDHFCAGLDLIEHHDEDRSPADFMHVCLRWHEAFNKMEYGGVPIIAALQGAVVGGGLELASSAHIRVMDQTTYFALPEGQRGLFTGGGATIRVTDLVGKSRMIDMMLTGRVYKGQEASDLGLAQYIVEGSSLDKAMELARRAAENLPLSNFAICSAVSHMQNMSALDAAYAEAVVAGVVNTQPDARARLAAFADKSAARVRPDS comes from the coding sequence ATGACCGTCGAAATCGACATCTCCCGTTTCACCAACCTGGCCATTGACGCGCAGGAGGATGGCGTCTGGGTGGTGACACTGAACCGGCCGACCAAACGCAACGCACTGGATATCGACACCATCGAAGAACTGGTTGAGTTCTTCTCACTGGCGCCGCGTGCCGGGGTCAGGGCAGTGGTGCTGGCCGGGGCTGGTGATCACTTCTGCGCTGGTCTCGACCTCATTGAGCACCACGACGAAGACCGCAGCCCGGCCGATTTCATGCACGTCTGCCTGCGCTGGCACGAAGCCTTCAACAAGATGGAGTACGGCGGCGTTCCGATCATCGCAGCCCTGCAGGGCGCGGTTGTCGGCGGCGGGCTGGAGCTGGCCAGCTCGGCCCATATCCGGGTCATGGACCAGACCACCTATTTCGCCCTACCCGAAGGCCAGCGCGGCCTGTTCACCGGCGGCGGCGCCACCATTCGCGTGACAGATTTGGTCGGCAAATCCCGCATGATCGACATGATGCTGACCGGCCGAGTCTACAAAGGCCAGGAAGCCAGCGATCTGGGTCTCGCGCAATATATCGTCGAAGGCTCCAGCCTGGACAAGGCAATGGAACTGGCCCGCCGCGCTGCCGAAAACCTGCCCCTGTCCAACTTTGCCATCTGCTCGGCCGTCAGCCACATGCAGAACATGTCGGCACTGGATGCGGCCTATGCCGAGGCCGTGGTGGCCGGCGTGGTGAACACCCAGCCCGACGCCCGCGCGCGCCTGGCGGCCTTTGCCGACAAAAGCGCCGCCCGCGTGCGCCCCGACAGCTGA
- a CDS encoding acyl carrier protein — MPENAVSDKTMRDFLRTSIARIAKLPVEEIDDATAIQDYGLTSLEVVVLSGNLEDAFGLEIDPALVFEFRTIDVVCASLAGSRA, encoded by the coding sequence GTGCCAGAAAACGCCGTTTCCGACAAGACGATGCGCGACTTCCTGCGCACCTCCATCGCGCGGATCGCCAAGCTGCCTGTCGAGGAGATCGATGACGCGACCGCAATCCAAGACTACGGGCTGACCTCGCTAGAGGTGGTGGTCCTGAGCGGCAACCTCGAAGACGCATTTGGACTCGAGATTGACCCGGCACTGGTCTTCGAATTCCGCACCATCGACGTTGTCTGCGCGAGCCTCGCTGGCAGCAGGGCCTGA
- a CDS encoding calcium-binding protein, which yields MRLRLLGTETHFFNSALLGRVQEQVAAGPIVFVDELGRRVEVDASPIEFGTDNVPYDGLVSEMRYYSSSGELQAVMDELEWSLADFLTARSELNAGRPDAMAALFETPSNLDVQSRSAVDFNFTDLFGSIVDELEQSMRFSGSAANDHASGGSKNDRLFGGGGNDTLRGMNGKDKIIGGADDDFISGGGKRDRLVGNGGDDILLGGGGKDKIKGGGGHDRLIGGKADDRLFGNFGDDELRGNAGRDQLDGGDGADTLLGGGRGDYLIGGDGDDSMAGMAGSDALLGGRGADTLSGAGGRDTMAGGAGDDYISGQSGGDFLYGDSGDDTLYGGSGDDVLRGGAGADLLTGDGGDDTLVGYSGDDVYWGGEGEDHFRFNTVGASYTVTNSYWGFVQSAGAFGADGDDTVRDFSAEDILTVGGQRFTADSLRTYAASDGNRDGASIWVESGQGVGATDTVIHYDRQGSVNPDTGESNHTYLSSVTLSSFSTSASSGGGTPGSDLAGLSGNFRGFELTGMTPLTDEDPGGRLGDFNGDGRSDLLVRGSSQSAYEYHVLYGAASQADLVNVAEAASGSTGFTVTLDTGNWLDLANFIGVLEDVDDDGRADFVMGVSNFEGIGATFVYTGSSNVTLADGTEPNTSLIEGAGEFLGTLGINGAALGDINGDGNSDALVMDSSRVIDDTDFNHLIGYVITDTSLSSVHPIEGGEGGFVIDSADGLATGASVSSAGDTNGDGLDDMVIAMRHVADKTESFFVVQGRSQGSPVFLEDGFSDDGFQIRSHLQYADDLEWAETGGAQLSGGGDFNNDGLDDILIGLPYADRGDRENTGAAYVVFGSANPAAVELDDLGSRGVEIMGTQELSAIGSSVTFLGDVNGDGRDDIAITGSDVNTGEALGVYVIFGTGSTEAIHLSDIAAGTGGFVIRPADDTSTNYVDSTAAAAGDMNNDGYDDILVTLSDVQNYVIYGDDML from the coding sequence ATGCGGCTTCGCCTTCTTGGAACAGAGACCCATTTTTTCAACAGTGCCCTCCTAGGGCGGGTTCAGGAACAGGTTGCCGCTGGCCCCATTGTCTTTGTGGATGAGCTCGGCCGTCGAGTCGAAGTGGATGCTTCTCCTATCGAATTTGGTACGGACAATGTGCCTTATGACGGTCTTGTCTCCGAGATGCGTTATTACTCTAGCTCGGGTGAGCTTCAGGCGGTCATGGACGAATTGGAATGGAGCCTTGCCGATTTCCTGACCGCACGTTCTGAACTCAATGCTGGGCGCCCGGATGCCATGGCGGCCTTGTTCGAGACGCCATCCAATTTGGATGTGCAGTCCCGGAGTGCTGTAGACTTCAACTTCACCGACCTTTTTGGCTCGATTGTGGATGAGTTGGAGCAGTCGATGCGATTTTCTGGCAGTGCTGCGAATGATCACGCGAGCGGTGGCAGTAAGAACGATCGCCTTTTTGGCGGAGGTGGGAACGACACCCTCCGCGGCATGAATGGCAAGGATAAGATAATTGGCGGAGCGGACGACGACTTCATATCGGGCGGAGGTAAACGGGACCGACTCGTCGGAAACGGAGGCGACGACATCCTGCTTGGCGGCGGCGGGAAAGACAAAATCAAAGGTGGTGGGGGTCACGACCGTCTGATCGGAGGTAAGGCTGACGACCGTTTGTTTGGCAATTTCGGTGATGACGAACTGCGGGGCAATGCTGGGCGCGATCAGCTTGATGGTGGGGACGGGGCAGACACGCTGTTGGGCGGCGGTAGAGGCGATTACCTGATTGGTGGCGACGGAGATGACAGCATGGCTGGCATGGCTGGCAGTGATGCTCTTCTTGGTGGTCGTGGAGCGGACACTCTCTCAGGGGCAGGGGGGCGCGATACGATGGCTGGTGGGGCGGGAGATGACTACATTAGCGGTCAAAGCGGTGGCGACTTCCTCTACGGTGACAGTGGTGATGACACCCTTTATGGCGGTAGCGGCGACGATGTCCTGCGAGGAGGAGCAGGTGCCGACTTGCTGACCGGAGACGGCGGGGACGATACGCTCGTGGGCTATAGTGGCGATGATGTGTATTGGGGGGGCGAAGGTGAAGATCATTTCCGGTTCAACACCGTCGGGGCCTCCTACACCGTCACGAATTCTTACTGGGGTTTTGTACAGTCGGCCGGTGCCTTTGGCGCAGACGGGGATGATACGGTCCGCGACTTCAGCGCCGAGGACATCCTGACAGTAGGCGGTCAGCGGTTTACTGCGGATAGCTTGCGAACCTATGCTGCATCAGACGGGAACCGGGACGGGGCCTCGATCTGGGTTGAAAGCGGGCAGGGCGTCGGGGCTACGGATACGGTTATTCACTATGACCGCCAGGGGTCAGTTAACCCCGACACCGGGGAGTCAAATCATACCTACCTGTCCAGCGTGACACTCTCAAGCTTTTCCACTAGCGCGTCCTCCGGCGGTGGCACTCCTGGCTCCGACCTTGCTGGTTTGTCCGGGAATTTCAGAGGCTTTGAACTCACTGGAATGACGCCATTGACGGATGAAGATCCTGGAGGTCGCTTAGGTGATTTCAACGGTGACGGGCGTTCGGATCTGCTTGTCAGGGGAAGTAGCCAATCTGCCTACGAATATCATGTGCTGTACGGTGCTGCATCACAGGCGGATCTTGTCAACGTGGCAGAGGCTGCCTCGGGAAGTACCGGGTTCACGGTGACGCTTGATACCGGAAACTGGCTGGATCTTGCCAACTTCATCGGTGTGCTGGAAGACGTTGATGATGATGGGCGTGCTGACTTCGTCATGGGCGTTTCCAACTTTGAAGGTATCGGCGCGACCTTCGTCTACACCGGCTCCTCCAATGTGACACTTGCAGATGGAACAGAGCCGAATACCAGCCTGATCGAAGGCGCCGGAGAATTTCTTGGAACACTGGGGATTAATGGGGCCGCGCTAGGTGACATAAATGGTGACGGCAACAGCGATGCTCTGGTCATGGACAGCTCGCGCGTGATTGATGATACCGATTTCAATCACCTGATTGGCTACGTCATCACGGATACTTCCCTATCCAGCGTGCACCCTATCGAAGGTGGGGAAGGGGGCTTTGTAATCGACTCTGCAGATGGATTGGCGACGGGCGCCAGTGTCAGCTCCGCTGGAGATACCAATGGGGACGGGCTGGATGACATGGTGATCGCCATGCGGCACGTCGCCGATAAGACGGAGAGCTTCTTTGTGGTGCAAGGCCGGAGCCAGGGTTCGCCAGTATTCCTTGAAGACGGGTTTTCCGACGATGGGTTCCAGATACGCTCGCATCTGCAATATGCCGATGACTTGGAATGGGCGGAAACTGGCGGTGCCCAACTGTCAGGTGGAGGCGACTTCAACAACGATGGTTTGGACGACATCCTGATTGGCCTGCCTTACGCAGATCGCGGCGATCGGGAAAACACAGGCGCAGCCTATGTTGTCTTTGGAAGTGCAAACCCTGCTGCCGTTGAACTGGATGACCTCGGCTCGCGCGGGGTCGAAATCATGGGGACACAGGAACTGTCTGCTATTGGCAGCTCCGTAACGTTCCTCGGAGATGTAAATGGCGACGGGCGCGACGACATTGCCATTACGGGCAGCGACGTGAACACTGGAGAGGCGCTTGGCGTTTACGTGATTTTCGGGACGGGTTCGACTGAGGCTATTCATCTGTCTGATATCGCCGCGGGGACCGGCGGTTTTGTCATTCGCCCGGCAGATGACACATCCACCAACTACGTGGACTCTACCGCTGCTGCAGCGGGTGACATGAACAACGACGGATATGATGACATTCTTGTTACCCTTTCAGATGTCCAGAACTACGTAATTTACGGCGATGATATGCTCTAA
- the queC gene encoding 7-cyano-7-deazaguanine synthase QueC, which translates to MKTLVICSGGLDSVSLAHIVAAERQLTRLVSFDYGQRHRKELDFAAAAAQRLNVPHHLIDMRPIGAALTGSALTDDIDVPDGHYAEETMRITVVPNRNAIMLAIGFGVAAANGDEAVATAVHGGDHFIYPDCRPGFTRAFETMQKAALDGYADVELYTPFVERSKADIVADGARHGTPFAETWSCYKGGDLHCGRCGTCVERREAFHLAGVADPTAYTDPDYWLSAIAGKEGH; encoded by the coding sequence ATGAAAACACTTGTCATCTGCTCAGGCGGACTCGATTCCGTGTCGCTTGCGCATATCGTCGCCGCCGAGCGTCAGCTCACCCGGCTTGTTTCCTTTGACTATGGCCAGCGCCACCGCAAGGAACTGGACTTTGCCGCCGCTGCCGCGCAGCGCCTTAATGTCCCCCACCACCTGATCGACATGCGCCCCATCGGCGCCGCGCTGACCGGATCAGCGCTCACCGACGACATCGACGTCCCCGACGGTCATTACGCAGAAGAAACGATGCGCATCACCGTCGTGCCAAACCGCAACGCCATCATGCTCGCCATCGGGTTCGGCGTTGCCGCCGCAAACGGGGATGAGGCCGTCGCCACCGCCGTACATGGCGGCGATCACTTCATCTATCCCGATTGCCGTCCCGGGTTCACCCGCGCGTTCGAAACCATGCAGAAAGCCGCGCTAGACGGCTATGCCGACGTGGAACTCTACACGCCCTTTGTGGAACGCAGCAAAGCCGACATCGTCGCCGATGGCGCCCGCCACGGCACCCCCTTTGCCGAGACCTGGTCCTGCTACAAGGGCGGTGATCTGCATTGCGGGCGCTGCGGCACCTGTGTTGAGCGCCGCGAGGCCTTCCACCTCGCCGGGGTCGCGGATCCGACAGCCTATACCGACCCGGACTACTGGCTCTCCGCCATTGCCGGAAAGGAGGGGCACTGA
- a CDS encoding cytochrome P450: protein MAFSVVDLPGYYRNMADLAGLELNALIRVIDSIPFFSNGPRHLLLRRVILQVLREDRIDAWQPIVDEEVDTAISRLGNSAVVDLVEDFADPLFARVMTRLFGLPRDQADNLNRWAETVRFVSELLLPIRRVRQMNDAADQLLEAIRSKDARTRRLRDTSIASMLERAAGTDLTAEEVDALIAGLFIAGQTTAHTLSNILLLVLRLDPEQRPLPTDPAPRRNAVEDLIRRGGAPQYLLRIAREDKTVGGHDLEVGDPVLVHIPSANRLTDGAGIPPATTGGCPFGQAPDVKPHFSFGAGIHHCPGAPLARMLIDTALHKLLNAFPEIELLDPEPEMFGTDIIKSPRSLSSRLTATAS from the coding sequence ATGGCCTTCAGCGTGGTTGATCTGCCGGGCTACTACCGAAACATGGCAGATCTCGCGGGGCTGGAACTGAACGCACTGATCCGCGTGATCGACAGCATTCCGTTCTTCTCAAACGGCCCTCGCCACCTCCTGTTGCGCCGCGTCATCCTGCAGGTGCTCCGGGAAGACAGGATCGATGCCTGGCAGCCGATCGTGGATGAAGAGGTCGACACAGCAATCTCACGTCTTGGAAACTCGGCCGTCGTTGACCTGGTCGAGGATTTCGCTGACCCGCTGTTCGCAAGAGTGATGACTCGCCTTTTTGGATTGCCAAGGGATCAGGCCGACAATCTGAACCGCTGGGCGGAAACCGTCCGCTTCGTGTCCGAACTCCTCTTGCCGATCCGGCGGGTGCGCCAGATGAACGATGCGGCCGACCAGCTCCTCGAAGCGATTAGGAGCAAGGACGCTCGGACAAGGCGCCTGCGTGATACATCAATCGCAAGCATGCTCGAACGGGCCGCCGGAACTGACCTGACGGCTGAGGAAGTCGACGCCCTGATAGCCGGTCTGTTCATCGCGGGGCAGACCACCGCGCATACGCTGTCTAATATTCTGCTGCTGGTACTGCGCCTGGACCCAGAGCAACGGCCCCTGCCCACTGACCCGGCCCCGCGCCGGAACGCGGTCGAAGACCTGATCCGACGGGGCGGGGCACCGCAATACCTGCTGCGCATCGCCCGGGAAGACAAGACCGTGGGCGGGCACGACCTGGAAGTCGGCGATCCTGTCCTAGTGCATATTCCATCGGCGAACCGGTTGACGGATGGTGCAGGAATCCCACCCGCTACGACTGGCGGCTGTCCTTTCGGCCAAGCGCCGGATGTGAAACCCCATTTCAGTTTCGGCGCGGGCATCCACCATTGCCCAGGGGCGCCCCTGGCCCGGATGCTGATCGACACGGCGCTGCACAAGCTGCTGAACGCGTTTCCGGAGATCGAACTGCTAGATCCCGAACCCGAAATGTTCGGCACGGACATCATCAAGAGCCCCCGGTCCCTCTCCTCCCGCCTGACCGCCACGGCCTCATAG
- the queD gene encoding 6-carboxytetrahydropterin synthase QueD: MFRIRKEFHFSASHQLSHLPDDHQCARLHGHNYIVVVELAAEALNDDGFVRDYHDLKPLKTYIDETFDHRHLNEVLDVASTAENMARHFHDWCAARWPETSAVLVSETPKTWAEYRP; encoded by the coding sequence ATGTTTCGCATCCGCAAGGAGTTTCATTTCTCCGCCTCGCATCAGCTTTCCCATCTGCCGGACGACCACCAATGCGCGCGCCTGCATGGGCACAATTACATCGTCGTGGTGGAACTGGCCGCCGAGGCACTGAACGACGACGGGTTTGTCCGCGATTATCACGACCTGAAACCGCTCAAGACCTATATCGACGAGACCTTCGATCACCGGCACCTGAACGAAGTGCTGGATGTCGCCTCGACGGCTGAAAACATGGCCCGCCATTTTCACGACTGGTGCGCGGCCCGCTGGCCTGAAACCAGCGCGGTTCTGGTGAGTGAGACGCCCAAGACCTGGGCCGAATACCGGCCATGA
- the queF gene encoding preQ(1) synthase has protein sequence MTNDIYSNLKQLGGETRIPTSPEEAELERVPNPQADVDYNVRFTAPEFTSLCPMTGQPDFAHLVIDYVPGDWLVESKSLKLFLTSFRNHGAFHEDCTISIARRLVDFLDPRWLRIGGYWYPRGGIPIDVFWQTGPLPESVWIPDQGVPPYRGRG, from the coding sequence ATGACAAACGATATCTACAGCAATCTCAAACAGCTGGGTGGCGAAACCCGTATTCCCACTAGCCCCGAAGAGGCGGAACTGGAGCGGGTGCCCAACCCGCAGGCAGATGTGGACTACAACGTGCGTTTCACCGCGCCGGAATTCACTTCGCTCTGCCCGATGACCGGACAGCCGGATTTTGCCCATCTAGTGATCGACTATGTGCCCGGTGACTGGCTGGTGGAATCAAAATCGCTGAAGCTGTTTCTGACCTCCTTCCGCAATCACGGTGCCTTTCACGAGGACTGCACAATCTCCATCGCACGTCGGCTGGTGGATTTTCTTGATCCCAGATGGCTGCGCATCGGCGGCTACTGGTATCCGCGTGGCGGCATTCCGATTGATGTCTTCTGGCAAACCGGCCCACTGCCTGAGAGCGTGTGGATCCCGGACCAAGGCGTGCCGCCCTATCGCGGACGGGGTTGA
- the queE gene encoding 7-carboxy-7-deazaguanine synthase QueE → MTLRIAEIFGPTIQGEGALIGEPTVFVRAGGCDYRCSWCDSLHAVDSAYRHTWTPMSDAEIWDEVLRLSGGQALTVSLSGGNPAIQDFAPLIARGRAAGYRFACETQGSVSRPWFGDLDTLVLSPKPPSSGESVDWAAFAACVKAGQTARQMVMKIVIFDEADYDWAKDAHARHPDLPLYLQPGNPDVDPESPVDPQDLADRLEWLTERAMTDGWFTPRILPQLHVLIWGNKRGV, encoded by the coding sequence ATGACCCTGCGTATTGCCGAGATTTTCGGCCCCACCATCCAGGGCGAAGGCGCCCTGATCGGTGAGCCGACCGTATTCGTACGCGCAGGGGGCTGCGACTATCGCTGCAGCTGGTGCGACAGCCTGCACGCGGTGGACAGCGCCTATCGCCACACCTGGACACCGATGAGTGACGCGGAGATCTGGGACGAGGTTCTGCGCCTGTCAGGCGGGCAGGCCCTGACCGTCTCGCTCAGCGGCGGCAACCCCGCGATCCAGGATTTCGCCCCACTCATCGCGCGCGGCCGGGCGGCGGGCTACCGGTTCGCCTGCGAAACGCAAGGATCGGTTTCCCGGCCCTGGTTCGGCGACCTTGATACGCTGGTGCTGTCCCCGAAACCGCCCTCAAGCGGTGAGAGCGTCGACTGGGCAGCCTTTGCCGCCTGCGTGAAGGCCGGGCAGACTGCCCGCCAGATGGTGATGAAGATCGTCATCTTTGACGAGGCCGATTATGATTGGGCCAAGGACGCCCACGCGCGCCACCCCGACCTGCCGCTTTACCTGCAACCGGGCAATCCCGATGTAGACCCGGAATCCCCTGTGGATCCCCAGGATCTTGCGGACCGGCTGGAATGGCTGACCGAACGCGCCATGACAGATGGCTGGTTCACCCCCCGTATCCTGCCGCAACTGCATGTCCTGATCTGGGGCAACAAGCGCGGCGTCTGA
- a CDS encoding AMP-binding protein, translated as MSFAREILTLANARPEAPALRFLERGERETYAASRGFLVQTAQKISEQLVANGLSGARVLLAFEAGPEFIETLLACLFAGTVVVPVPMPRHRGRTSRLDYIVADCDALAVLCRAADIETLAAHVGAGRGSYMPRILSYEDLCAGDAILDSKACPGVSGAAEDVVLIQYTSGSTRQPRGAMVTNRNLVENGRLVRRAWRLDTETMLNWMPHSHDMGLMGGILYPMLWGEMSIQMPPLSFVQRPARWLQAISDWRATMSGGPAFAFDLALKSTDVSRLSGLDLSCWRRAFCGAEPVPQKLLTRFRQRLAPAGLAPESVFACYGMAEATLFVAGAPDTQSGAEPVAEIPASQSPVAPCPANFGLRDRIRIVNPRTHELITEDGQSGEIWFSSASVARGYFARPVSQDTPFDAVTVPDDGRRYLRTGDLGCLENSQLYVSGRLKDTLIVNGENVAAPDVEWLAGEAHAGLNALAAAAFEGDQPGSAVLLVEVRDRLSDIGNIEELQRRIAMILRSEFGLDPVEVQILKRGLLERTTSGKIRRHAVRRSYLAGAFTPQGQNGARETTD; from the coding sequence ATGAGTTTCGCCCGCGAAATCCTGACCCTTGCCAATGCCCGGCCCGAGGCTCCAGCCCTGCGCTTCCTGGAACGGGGCGAACGGGAGACCTATGCTGCCAGCCGGGGATTCCTCGTTCAGACCGCCCAGAAGATCTCGGAACAGCTCGTGGCAAACGGCCTGTCCGGGGCACGGGTCCTGCTCGCCTTCGAGGCAGGTCCCGAGTTCATCGAGACGTTGCTGGCCTGCCTATTCGCTGGAACCGTCGTCGTCCCGGTCCCCATGCCGCGGCATCGCGGCCGAACCAGTCGACTGGACTATATCGTGGCGGATTGTGACGCTTTAGCGGTGCTATGCCGGGCCGCGGATATCGAGACCCTGGCCGCACATGTCGGGGCCGGACGCGGCTCCTACATGCCACGCATCCTCTCCTATGAGGACCTCTGCGCCGGAGATGCCATTCTGGACTCGAAAGCCTGCCCGGGAGTGTCGGGGGCTGCAGAGGACGTGGTGCTGATCCAGTATACGTCCGGTTCGACCCGGCAGCCCCGTGGCGCGATGGTCACCAACCGGAACCTCGTAGAGAATGGCAGGCTGGTCCGCCGTGCCTGGCGGCTGGACACCGAAACTATGCTCAACTGGATGCCGCATTCCCACGACATGGGGCTGATGGGCGGCATTCTCTACCCGATGCTCTGGGGCGAGATGAGCATCCAGATGCCGCCGTTGTCCTTTGTCCAGCGACCCGCACGCTGGCTCCAGGCGATCTCGGACTGGCGGGCGACGATGAGCGGCGGTCCGGCCTTTGCCTTCGACCTGGCGCTGAAATCCACCGACGTTTCACGGCTCTCCGGGCTGGACCTCTCCTGCTGGCGGCGGGCGTTTTGCGGGGCCGAGCCGGTCCCGCAAAAGCTGCTGACCCGGTTCCGCCAGCGCTTGGCTCCTGCCGGTCTGGCCCCAGAAAGCGTGTTCGCCTGCTATGGCATGGCCGAGGCGACGTTGTTCGTCGCGGGGGCGCCCGATACCCAAAGTGGCGCGGAGCCGGTTGCCGAGATACCGGCGTCTCAGTCCCCGGTCGCCCCCTGCCCGGCAAATTTTGGCCTGCGCGACAGGATCCGTATCGTCAATCCTCGAACCCACGAGCTCATCACCGAAGACGGCCAGTCCGGCGAGATTTGGTTTTCATCGGCCTCGGTGGCCCGGGGGTACTTTGCCAGGCCCGTCTCTCAAGACACGCCCTTTGACGCGGTAACTGTACCCGATGACGGCCGCCGGTACCTGCGTACCGGAGATCTCGGATGTCTCGAGAATAGCCAGCTCTATGTTTCCGGGCGCCTGAAGGATACTTTGATCGTGAACGGGGAGAATGTCGCTGCGCCCGACGTGGAATGGTTGGCCGGGGAAGCCCATGCTGGTCTGAACGCCCTCGCCGCGGCCGCGTTCGAGGGGGACCAGCCCGGCAGTGCCGTACTGCTTGTCGAGGTCAGGGACAGGCTGTCGGACATTGGGAATATCGAGGAACTGCAACGGCGGATCGCCATGATCTTGCGGAGCGAATTCGGGCTCGACCCGGTCGAGGTGCAGATCCTTAAGCGCGGTCTTCTCGAACGCACGACCAGCGGCAAGATTCGCCGTCACGCCGTGCGCCGCAGCTATCTGGCCGGGGCCTTTACCCCGCAAGGGCAGAATGGCGCCAGAGAGACGACCGACTGA